A region of the Callithrix jacchus isolate 240 chromosome 5, calJac240_pri, whole genome shotgun sequence genome:
CCAGTCACCCAccagagcctcctgcctcagccttcattTCTGTCTTGGGCATCTGCCCTCTCTACCTGGATGAGATCCGGTACTTCCTGACCCTGTGTCCAGAGCTGTCCCTGGGCTGGTTCGAGGAGGGCTGCCTTGTGGCCTTCATCATCGGCTCGCTCTGGGACAAGGAGAGACTCACGCAGGTGAGGATGGGGCTGCGACGCCCAGCTCCGGGGAGACCTCTGAAGACAGAGGTCAGCCagatggtggggaggggagacCAGAGGCTAGGAATTCTTCCTCCAGTACTGGAGAGAGTACAGCCGCGGGACCCCTCCCTGGTGTAGCTGCCTGGTATAGcatgggaggtggggtggggggattagAAACCTCTGAGAACAGCACCATATGCAAGACCTTCTGTTTTCAAGTTTTCTCCATGGGGTTAGGGGTATGGCTCCCAATTTGGGGCCCTCCTTAGCTGGGAAGGGAGCCCTGACTCCAGGCACCCAGGGGACACCTTGCTCCCCACCTGGGTAGGTGGTTGGGGGGAAGCACACATCAGTGGTCCCTTGCTCACCCCCAGGAGTCGCTGATGCTGCACAGGCCTGGGGGCCACATAGCCCACCTGCATGTGCTGGCCGTGCACCATGCCTTCCGGCAGCAGGGCAGGGGCCCCATCCTGCTGTGGCGCTACCTGCACCACCTGGGCAGCCGGCTGGCTGTGCACCGGGCTGTGCTCATGTGCGAGGATGTGCTGGTGCCCTTCTATGAGAGGTTCGGCTTCCACACCATGGGTCCCTGCGCCATCAGCATGGGCTCCCTCACCTTCACGGAGCTCCACTGCTCCCTGCGGAACTACCCTTTCCTGCGCAGGAGCAGCGGCTGCTAAACTGGGCTGCCCACATGATCCCCTTCTCTGCCCTGGGCTCATCTCCTGAGCATGGAGACAGTAGCTTCCAGAGAGTGGAGAGAGCAGGGCTAAATAAAGAAGAGATGGGGTGGCTTCTCACGGCCTGAGCTGGAGTGGTGTGTCCCGTTTGTCCCCACAAGGCTTCTGGACCTCCTGTGTTCTGAACTCTGTGCCTGAGACCAGGCTGGGTTAAATGGGGACAATGGCAGGTGATGTTGGGTCCTTGCCTCCTTTCCTCCCTGGGCAGGTGGGCAAAAGCACCAAGGCGGGTCCTCACAGGAGCCCAGTGCTCAGGGGGTCCTTATTCTCCCCAGCCTCATGGATGCCCCTTCTCACCCTCAGCCCCTGGGGGTAGTGGGGAGCAGGATGGGGCAGAGGTGGCTTGTGCTGTGGAGGCAGCTTGGGgcagggaagctggggcagggccCTCTGGCCATGGTAATCAAGGGGTCATGCCCCATGCCTCCTGGGCAGCTCCTCGGTGTGGTGGGTGAGGCATGGGCACAGGGAGTGGACCTGTCCCCAGGAGGGGTGACAGGACAAGTGCTGTGTCTTCTCCTCAGCACCATCCCCATCAGTGCAGGTGGCCCCTGGGCCCAGGcagcccctccctgccctgcagcCAAGGCTGAGCAGGTGGGGATGGGAACCCCAGGGGCCTTCAACCCAGCCCTCCCaagtggatcccctgaggtcttCACATGACTCAATCTGGTTTCTGGCCCAACTAAACCCCTAAGAGGCTCTGCAAGTTTTCTGCCGTCCACTGGGCCAAACCGCAGTCTCTGAGCTGCTGATGGCTCACCCCTCACCCCACACACCAGGGTCATTCTACCTGAGGTCTACGTTGAGACAACACTGCCATAAAGAGAATTATTTAATCCATAAGATATCCGTACAAAGTTAGCGTTCCTTTCAAAAATTAAGACTGTGATATAAACTGGTAGAAAACGGGCCTGATGAGCCTTGAGCACCTGCTGGGAGCAGTCCTTGGTGTGGCTCCACCCAGACTCATTCCACCTGAGGTCTGCTTGTATCTCCTTGCTTGCCCTCTGCCCCTAGACTATGGCCAAAGCCTCTCCCGAAACGTTCCATCTGAGAGCCTTACGGATGGGCTCACAGGGCAGAGGTAGGACAATCAGGAAGGGCCATGGTGGGCACCCAGCCCTGGGGCAACTAAGGGCACAGCCACGTCCCCAGCAAGGGCACGCTTGGGTAGTAGAAGGGGAGAAGGCATCAGCAGAGGCAGTGCTGAGGACCCTGGGAGGAAAAGGACCCTGACCCCCAGGAGATGGTCCCAGCAGGGAGCGGGAGGATGTCGGGACCCGGGACCCGAGGCTCGGAGAAGCAGGTCCCTTGGGTGTGCCGGAACTTGAGCCAGGATCACGCAGGCCTCATGTCCCCAAAGAACCCGGCTTAACCGACCATCTCACACTGAGTCAGCCTCGCCTGGCACCAGGGGGCCCGGGTCCAGAGCCCGGGCACTGTCTTGGGTCTGTGGCATGCAGGGCACTCAGCAGTGGGCAGCCCTCGCAGGCAGCCCCCGTGCCAGCGGTGCCATGGCACAGCCGTGGGACCTGGGTCAGTGCAGCACCTGGTCCAGCTCGTACTTCTCACAGAAGCGActggtgaaggggaagcaggtgagGTGCTCGATCCACGGCCAGTTAAAGGGGTAGATGTACAGCCAGAGCACCAGGCCAGCGAAGAGGCCTGCGAAGGCCAGCAGCGACACCAGGATGAGGGCCCGCTTGCGGTACTTGTCGCTGGTGCCGAAGGTGATGTAGGGCAGGAAGGCAAAGGCCAGCAGCAGGCCGCTGAGGAAGCCGAAGATGTGGGCAATGTTGTCAATCCAGGGCAGGAGGCCGCAGGCAAACAGGAAGAGCACGATGCCCGAGAGGTTGAGGAAGGCCTTCCAGGGCCGCTCCAGCAGTGGCCAGCTCTGGAAGAGCTCCACGAAGAGGCAGGCAAGGAGGCCGAACTGTGAGCCGGCCGGTCCCACCTGGGGCGGGGCAGGGGAGACAGGGCTTCAGGCAAGGGTGGGCGGCCTGGGCCCGGCCTATGCCCTGGGTCATCCCATCGGTCAGTTCCTCCCTGGCAGGCACTGGGGACCCCTGAGGCTGAGGGGTGGGGTCGGCTGGAGCTGCCAGACCAAAGCTGGGCCTGCTCTGTCCATTCTTTCAGCGAAtgctgagtgcctactgtgtacaCCCCTGGTGTGGGTCACAACAATAAGAAAGACAAATTCCAGGCCACACACGGAGGCGAGAGGACGGACACTGAGCAAGCTAGATTAGTCAGGTGGAACGATCAAAGGCTCCTGATAGCGCATGTGAGCCATTTCCTACCCCTCAACCTACAAATACCTGGCATACTGCCAGGCAGTGGGCACGGTTATGAAGATAAATGAGGCAGTGGAGGGACAGGATGACTCAGGAGCATCACTGTTCCCTCTCACTGGGATTACCAGCCAGTAAGCCCCCAGCTTAGCCGTCCATCTGCCATGGAGCCCAGCACAGGAGGGGCCCCATGTCCTTCAGGCAGATCCAGGTGGGTGGAACAGGAGCAGCAGAACTGGCCCCCTACGTGCTGAAAGGCTTCAGACTCAAGAGGGTCCTACCCCCCATGTCCTTACCTCCGCCCGGTATGGGAGGAAGATAGCACTGGCGAGGTTGCCCGTGATGCCACTGAGGATGAAGATGATGGCGATACGGTGCCAGCCAGCCAGCTTCTCCAGGTCCCTCAGGATGGTCATTTGAAAGACCACAGACACAAGGCAGTGCACCACACTGGGGAAGGGACATACCAGGCGTGGCCTTCAGTCAGGTGCTTTAGGAGCAGCAGGCTTTGGCGGGTTGGGCTGGCCATGCCCAGGCCCAGGAACCCTTCTCCAGGGGTCTGGCTGGGTGGCCATCACAGGGGCCGGGTTCGGGGGCAGTGAGGAACCTCTTACCCGGCATGTAGGAAGAGAGACAGCCAGAGCCTATAGAACTGATCTGGGACCTCTGGGTTGAGGAAGGGCAGCAGCCCACACACCTTGTCCAAGCAGTGCACCTGGGGGTAGGCGGATGGTGCTCAGTGCCCCAGAAGCCTGGGAGGGAGTGTGTGAGCCCCGGCCCCAGCGTCCTCTCCTCCACCATCCCAGGCCTCGCCTCACCTGGGAGCAGAGTGTTGCTTCCTCGTGGAAATATCCATGCATGAACTCACAGTATTCCCGGGTGGTGATCTCACAGCTGGGTCAATGGTGAGGCAAGAGGGGGCATCAGGGCCCTGAATAACCACTGCCCACCTTGCCCAGAGCCCAGAACCTGGTGACAGCAGGCATCGCTGGCAGGAAGGGGGACGCCTCTTACAGGGCCTTCAACTCTGGAACAAGCTCCCTTCCTCCAGCTCACACCATGGGTGGCCCCAGAGCAGGGGAGGGAAGGACAGTTATCGGACGGCATTGACCCAGCAACTgtgggtggtgatggtggcagagCAGAGGGCCCACAGGAAACTGCAGCTTGGGGGGCAGCGGGACAGGCTGAGGACGGGCCCAGGTGACTCACCTGCCCTTGGTGCCAATGCAGCAGGGGCGGCCCTTGATCTCGCAGTCTATGTGCAGGAAGCCCGTGTGGTTGCTCCTGGCCTGCTCTGTGCAGATCTGCCGGGAGGGGCACCGGCAGGGGAGTGGGCCTGTGCAGTGGGCAGGTCCCCTGTCCCCGACCTTCCCAGAAATGCCTGCCAGGGACACTCACTGGCCACTTGGTGATGTCATCAGGCCAGATGTGGGCACCGCTGGAGGCCGGCTCCTCACAGGTCCTGGAGACAGACATCAGACTGGGCAGTGGCACCCCCAGCCTGCCATGTCCACCCAGCCACGTTCCTGTGGGTGGCTCCAATGGCCTGACCTCGAGACCCAGCAGAGGCTCCAGGCCCTACCTGGGGTCCTGGTGACAGACAGCCCCCGATGTCCGCTTCTGGCCCAGATCAGACTTGTCCATGGGGGGCCCAGTGTCATCCTGCCACTTGACAAAAGTGGCCAAAGTCTCCTGGAGAGCAGAAGAGGGCTGGTCGGTCATGCTGGTGCCATGACCTACTGGAGTGGGCAAGGATGGAGGCTTTTTCCATCTTCCCAGGGCTAAGTCTCATCTAGCGGGGTCTGGGGATGGGTGGGGCGGGGAAGAGGGAATGTGGTCACTGCCCTTGAAGGGCCCATCCCCCAGGCCAGGGCAAGTGAGGCTGGCCTGGGACCAGGGTCCGGCAGGGGTGGGACGGCGGGCCTGCCCTCACCGAGCAGTCTTTCCGCTGGGTCTGGATGCAGCCTGAGTGGTCGTTCTGGACACAGCAGCCCGAGTCCCGCTCCAGGTCTCGTTCCCGCAGCACCAACTGCTCGATCTGCCTGTCCTTCCGGATGCAGGGTGAGAACTTGGCCCCCAGGTGGATCAGGTCAATCTGGCGGAGGGGAGCAGAAGGgagtggaggggaagggagaggaggggagaggaggggaggggagagggtgaGTTTGGGCTCCAGACCTGGGATGGGTCCATCACTCCACCTCTGCTCTGTGGAGTCTCCCCCTGATGAGGGGCCTACAGGTGGGTGAGCAGCCCACCTGCCCAGCTGGGGGTGACAGGGCACAGGGACTCCTGGCTCAGATGATGTCCCCCAGCCTGGACCCTCACCGAGCTGGGGCCGACCCAGAAGTTCTCTTGCTGGATGTACTTCACGCTCTCGTACACACCTTTGTTCCGCAGAACCTGTCACAGAGCACAGAGGTAGTGCAGAGGAGGACATCAGAACAGCGTGGACCCTGGGTGTGGGGGGCTGGGGCAGCCGCCCCCAGCTCGGAGCCTCCAGGAAGGGGCCAGATAGTTGTGGTGGGAGGGATCAGGTACCCACGACACTGAGGCCTCCTAGGGGAGGCTGGAACTCCCAGCATGGAGCCTGACTCACCAGCTGGGTGGTGATGTGCTGGGCAAAGCCCACGGGTGCGATGCCATACGTGCAAATCACCAGCAGCGTGATGATGACGTGGACGAAGGTCAGCCAGTAGGTGAAGTAGGGCCTGTGTAGAGAGGCCTTGGGTCAGTCGAGCCGAGCTCCTATGCCAATCTCCAGTCCCAGCCATGGGACCACCCTGGCCCAGTCGCCTGGCTCCGCCCCCTCAGCCCTTCTCAAACCAGATCAACTTTGAAGATGCACCTCCAAGCATCTCTCTCCCGGCTTAAAACCCTCACAGCTTTCCACTGTGCTTTGGACAAATTCCCTCTTGCTGGCTGCAAAGCCTCACCTGCCCGACCACGTCTGTGGCTTCTTTGCCTGCATTTCCTGGGATACTTTGTTCTGTGTGGCCCCAGGGCTTTTGCACGATACCACTGTTGATCATAACTGCACCCCTCCCCACCAGCTGTTCACTCTCGGTCCTGCTCTGGGACTCCCACAAcacctatcttttctttttctcttttttaagacaaagttctactctgtcacccaggctggagtacagtggtgcaatcttggcttactgcaacctctgtccccaggtttaagccattctcctgcctcaggctcctgaatagctgggattacaggcgcccaccatacctagctaattttttttttttttttttgtattcttagtagaaatagggttttactgtgttggccaggctggacttgaacttgggacctcaggtgatccgcccaccttggcctcccaaagtgctgggattccaggtgtgagccaccttgttgTTTTCTAATTTGGGCCCAGTGTTTTTGGGCTGCTGCAAATCAGAAGCCCTGTTCCTCTTCCCCAAGGGCTCTGTATAGCCTCCCCCAGGGTCCCCTCACTCCCAGCccgtttgttttttgagatggagttttgcccttgttgcccaggctgcagtgcaatggcgtgatcttggcttactgcaacctccacctcccaggttcaagtgattttcctgcctcagtgtcctgagtagctgggattataggcatgagccaccatgccctgctaattgtgtgtttttagtagaggtggggtttctccatgttggtcaggctggtctccaactcccaacctcaaatgatctgcccagcttggcctcccaaagtgctgggatcacaggtgggaGACACTATGCCCGGCCCCCAGCTTCTTTTTTGAAAGTAGAggtaggatctcactatgttgcccaggctggtctgattagcctcccaaagtgctataattacaagcatgagccctgGCCCCAGCGTCTAACTGGCCCCTGACCCAGCCTGccctcccatctccacctccGGGGGGGCTCCATTTCAGGGCCTGCAGGCAGTGACACTTAATGAACATTTGTTGACTGGCTGCTCTCTGGGAGCAAGGCTGAGGATGCAGGCTCAGAAAGCATGGGGTGGAGGAGAGGCAGCAAGCACCCAGGCCCTTCCCAGGTCACGTGCACAGCCCTTGGGACAGAGGGTGTCACTATACTCCTGACCCGCAGGAGATGCTCATGAAAGGTTCACTGAATGAGTCAGGGGGCGCTTCACGAGGGCCCAGAGGAATCTGGAAGCTTCCAGGTCCTCCTGGAGGCTCCAAGGCGGCGCCTCACCGGTGGCTGTCGAAGCTCTCCAGCTGCCGCTGCACGGTGCTGCTGATGCTGCGGCGGTAGCTGCGGTTCAGCCAGTTGCCCACCACGCCTAGGCCGTAGTGCCGCTTCTTCCGATCAAAGGCAAAGTGCTTCACTTTGGAGGCGATGCGCTTGCCGCGCTGGGGCCCGGGGACTGGGGCTCGGCCACACTCCTTCCTGGTGGGGATGGTGGCTTTCAGCCTGATGTCCACTCCCCGAAATACTCCCAGACCCCACCAGGGTAATCAGAAAGGGCTTGGCGGCCAGGGTGAGGTCTGGGGATGTCCCTGGGCTGGTGGCTGGCCTGGAGGAGGTACTGCCCTAGCACTCACAGAGGGATTTGCACCCCATCGGGGGAGACaggggaggctgagtgggggATCCCTCGGAAGTAGCTGGCAGAGAGTGGGGGGGACTCAAAGACATCGTCAGGCATGGAGCTCATTTCTTCCTGGGGTGGGGGACAAGAAAACACAGTGTAAGGAGTCTGTCCCAAACACTGCACCTCAGCACCTCAGTTCAAGGGCAGGACACAGCTGGACAGACAGGCTCTTCCCAATGAAGCGGGAAGCCACATGCTTGTCAGCCCCAGTGGTGACTTTCCCGGGTGGCACTGTGCCCCACCCCAGATCCTCACTCTACCCAACAGAAAGATGGGGGCCCAGCAGCTCCACACAGGACCATGCCACATTCTGCCAGTGGGCCTCTGGcctcctcacccagctcccaggcCACCTCACCCCTCCCGTCCCTGAGGGCCCATACCCCATGCTTGCCTTACTAAAAAACGAGGAGTCAAATGTGTCTGCCCCATCAACCAcatcctcctccaggaagctcgGGAAGGCAAAGCTGCGCTTGATCACCCGGCACTGCTGTCCGGTGGCATCCAGCACTGAGCGCCCCTGTGCACAGGCAGAGGCACAGGCATCAGGACCAGGGCCCAGCCATCCAgacccccagccccagcaccGAATGAATCATCAGGTCCATCTGCCTGCAGACAGCACCTTGGGCGGAGGGATCCTGCCCA
Encoded here:
- the AANAT gene encoding serotonin N-acetyltransferase isoform X1, which translates into the protein MVIGLLTLHLSVASQGPPKKDSGEGPAPLPSSLWDQRRPLLQLTSTLQDILSHSCVPESSPQQTPHVLGGPPWLRRPLPKLGHLREAAVARMSMQSTNPPKPKAPHQPPGIPKSLSCQRRHTLPASEFRCLTLEDAVSAFEIEREAFISVLGICPLYLDEIRYFLTLCPELSLGWFEEGCLVAFIIGSLWDKERLTQESLMLHRPGGHIAHLHVLAVHHAFRQQGRGPILLWRYLHHLGSRLAVHRAVLMCEDVLVPFYERFGFHTMGPCAISMGSLTFTELHCSLRNYPFLRRSSGC
- the AANAT gene encoding serotonin N-acetyltransferase isoform X2; its protein translation is MSMQSTNPPKPKAPHQPPGIPKSLSCQRRHTLPASEFRCLTLEDAVSAFEIEREAFISVLGICPLYLDEIRYFLTLCPELSLGWFEEGCLVAFIIGSLWDKERLTQESLMLHRPGGHIAHLHVLAVHHAFRQQGRGPILLWRYLHHLGSRLAVHRAVLMCEDVLVPFYERFGFHTMGPCAISMGSLTFTELHCSLRNYPFLRRSSGC
- the RHBDF2 gene encoding inactive rhomboid protein 2 isoform X1, whose product is MASADKNGGSVSSVSSSRLQSRKPPNLSITIPPPEKETQAPGEQNSMLPERPKNPAFLKSVSLQEPRARWQESSEKRPGFRRQASLSQSIRKGAAQWFGVSGDWEGQRQQWQRRSLHHCSVRYGRLKASCQRDLELPSQEVPSFQGTESPKPCKLPKIVDPLARGRAFRHPEEVDRPHAPHPPLTPGVLSLTSFTSIRSGYSHLPRRKRMSVAHMSFQAAAALFKGRSVLDATGQQCRVIKRSFAFPSFLEEDVVDGADTFDSSFFSKEEMSSMPDDVFESPPLSASYFRGIPHSASPVSPDGVQIPLKECGRAPVPGPQRGKRIASKVKHFAFDRKKRHYGLGVVGNWLNRSYRRSISSTVQRQLESFDSHRPYFTYWLTFVHVIITLLVICTYGIAPVGFAQHITTQLVLRNKGVYESVKYIQQENFWVGPSSIDLIHLGAKFSPCIRKDRQIEQLVLRERDLERDSGCCVQNDHSGCIQTQRKDCSETLATFVKWQDDTGPPMDKSDLGQKRTSGAVCHQDPRTCEEPASSGAHIWPDDITKWPICTEQARSNHTGFLHIDCEIKGRPCCIGTKGSCEITTREYCEFMHGYFHEEATLCSQVHCLDKVCGLLPFLNPEVPDQFYRLWLSLFLHAGVVHCLVSVVFQMTILRDLEKLAGWHRIAIIFILSGITGNLASAIFLPYRAEVGPAGSQFGLLACLFVELFQSWPLLERPWKAFLNLSGIVLFLFACGLLPWIDNIAHIFGFLSGLLLAFAFLPYITFGTSDKYRKRALILVSLLAFAGLFAGLVLWLYIYPFNWPWIEHLTCFPFTSRFCEKYELDQVLH
- the RHBDF2 gene encoding inactive rhomboid protein 2 isoform X2, with translation MAGACLPCPAAACRAGSHPTSPSPSHPLRKRPRPLRPKNPAFLKSVSLQEPRARWQESSEKRPGFRRQASLSQSIRKGAAQWFGVSGDWEGQRQQWQRRSLHHCSVRYGRLKASCQRDLELPSQEVPSFQGTESPKPCKLPKIVDPLARGRAFRHPEEVDRPHAPHPPLTPGVLSLTSFTSIRSGYSHLPRRKRMSVAHMSFQAAAALFKGRSVLDATGQQCRVIKRSFAFPSFLEEDVVDGADTFDSSFFSKEEMSSMPDDVFESPPLSASYFRGIPHSASPVSPDGVQIPLKECGRAPVPGPQRGKRIASKVKHFAFDRKKRHYGLGVVGNWLNRSYRRSISSTVQRQLESFDSHRPYFTYWLTFVHVIITLLVICTYGIAPVGFAQHITTQLVLRNKGVYESVKYIQQENFWVGPSSIDLIHLGAKFSPCIRKDRQIEQLVLRERDLERDSGCCVQNDHSGCIQTQRKDCSETLATFVKWQDDTGPPMDKSDLGQKRTSGAVCHQDPRTCEEPASSGAHIWPDDITKWPICTEQARSNHTGFLHIDCEIKGRPCCIGTKGSCEITTREYCEFMHGYFHEEATLCSQVHCLDKVCGLLPFLNPEVPDQFYRLWLSLFLHAGVVHCLVSVVFQMTILRDLEKLAGWHRIAIIFILSGITGNLASAIFLPYRAEVGPAGSQFGLLACLFVELFQSWPLLERPWKAFLNLSGIVLFLFACGLLPWIDNIAHIFGFLSGLLLAFAFLPYITFGTSDKYRKRALILVSLLAFAGLFAGLVLWLYIYPFNWPWIEHLTCFPFTSRFCEKYELDQVLH